A stretch of Episyrphus balteatus chromosome 2, idEpiBalt1.1, whole genome shotgun sequence DNA encodes these proteins:
- the LOC129911365 gene encoding probable histone-lysine N-methyltransferase CG1716 isoform X2 — protein sequence MHKKLNAVMQMDPPGGRRRLARNPVAEQQQQQQQQQQLDSSPSPATDPDPDSSNDAPAAGSNSAECRRSSRKKTIKFDVRDLLNKNRKSHKIQIEARIDSNAPAPKVAGTSQVSKAELDSKQKNFIEKSAIFRRYSISENKLPPRPPPPPGALIHTIQQCVGELEQLPLDGGELNMAAISPIARRLSRTQDILTASMIKPKQVSSLIVTKLECASTSKAAVASAAASSAASATTPTRRRVAGGCQPSTSGATTQQRGPKRGRKPKAKVFIESTAESSSLSSSSSNDSFDQTTNNQPTRKKEGPFRKDIEPDEPKVHVPPDENSTTAIDLQENLDASSVTLPQPRILDDSVHNSTDESYVAGIEDLFTEKNHSSDESTIGSVASSPKGSSKKADEISLFGRSNSTETSSSDDSEKRRRKIRISVKRVSLTPQKSPKSAESNSVELKGDTIDLLSSTNDENSNEDQSIVKGRKFKAIKKGNTNQPVETCSTPPVILLDGDTSNATSIGSSVIEITSWNSGMTNEDSMPSINTRRVRSCKLNEDNSAKSSTSASSTQESNFKSIQKSTTVPATAPAPATENVEISLRNRSSSRKSIAPHLPIETIAASSPSTSLTDAQSMDKEILETNQASLIQKKKITSPKSVKETEEIVQQAVSPQVRSLRSAQSVQQVKPPTPASKRQKKSNKTQVAECSTPSENHAEESTDKEVSLIFSKNEQLGNASPVTNQELTLPNTDQSLSDSAQSQADIKHSKDPDETEKKITSESDKKESIAAAPLKQTRSKALKKLEKEKLNEPLLSEEAVENDKELKESGAEEEDPTKSKRESTSTVEESTDRSSTDTTTTTDRRESPRLRSSSLPTKKQTQKKTSPSSKVITNSSTTPDSSSESSESHEKSSKNRIQIKPTTDNNAIDDKSKEETSSLCSESSSITSSAASTKSSSSSTSASSSNSNSSSSNSSSNSASSSSSSSSSSSSSSSEGRSTRSSRKISPQHSPQLKGFERKSPIKPDDIIKTQQTTKSDSECSENAASKLQNLMEKRKTARMEHWSSRPHIDKEGSESSDDVQHTSKTRSGRSRGRVEKKNEENRRKSPQKALKQQDLGSPQDEIEKTHDETANQESSTTETTTTNETTTTSPRAKSKKRTRRFVPIKYSSSESGSLSDDGNTPNENTNRLTRTRRKTISSASELEEFTATNLSPPDLALEYLPRKSKQASPPVSPSSGELTKKKDEDLKNEEKEDKSKSSRSRKVTRNAATPPADISKEADKDMEQQYIAPASPASSTDFSTTSETQVKVLRQRKVTRLSLKNQADAGQSDDLESPSGNENQVMPTLHSSAIEQVQDNSSNDKNSKLECDLKDDKIIPDRFVFDENKDLSSTTQTSVVALDLEISKTKSPKQKKGIKLSTKNSPSSAEESKEKIPKPNEEVEIDKPKQVDEKELAPKILPTQIEPLKEVVLDEQPSNLKKVTRSSPRRTGVAVGDVETKNDDLPLDDTTEKNKKEEQVQVEAKDNEEMLKPQTELAKASSPGTRKGTRLSMKKLDTNNSGQIDKEEGPEKDEIKTVEHQNETPDFVSVSVDVVKSADQIVKTPRQRKPTRFSQKSPEDPKQLDQRQPETKDAPEVKNYETVDEQKESDVLSSKMKKEKRLTPRSLNLKDIEVVPQQQEVEPKVDETPAEDFTQLEVLEKPMLPEAVNSCIGEALKSIESPKRKRKPTRFSPKSPDKIQSDIVPVLNDDKTEEAPSNVPLEAEGKKTEESLLEIQAPEQLVKTPRARKTTRFSPKTPPESPVVVQKEPKKSKESQSPSENVENKQESFTDLDKSNDYSTLSMETTQIKEPVKVTRGRKATTRTPAENLQIEEESNKVLDGSQSAITPETENSEASSSSSLEPTQEQKGLKATRTKKGSRFSLQTSADNSINENDTKPGEAEDKTDDSSRGTRKTRKVAEKESCPDVKVSRVSVIPTTTAEEQQTSNSMVEKEKSQESTESGETTKDSNSAAIEPVIQQDEVDAKSNTELRAVSSPAIPNPTPPSKPELATKKGFKKQLQSMLDSLASKGDKGTPSQKETTPRRKKKQQQQEAMAQDSPTTKKTDEPTNRETDIIKIPLSDSNQSDDSQKPPDSTITKIEQKQTPRRQLDSSFIESLEKSLLRPTSTKKSSKKKEKEKEKETTTTPVVDSSPKSKEESSKKSTTTTVTAKKSLLEPLEELKKIETSSPKVKKTKQPKESPKVDKKQHQHHSSEEQTPSKGKKNLEKASTKELDEPKPLDIIESSLSEMFKDDPMTMKKSSLETFESSTPHHHHQPQTPKTKAETKFFSPMKSSSIEDEPPPAIGIVEKPNPVVEIAPVKEKSPDLLPDPLKDIEKFIEDGVNLLKRCYKIDADDDSSLDRDILKPEDMMTPKKCKLDESVPETEEVKLPPSTPPDDENSNSNSECSTMTTNTSTSEIDTPNGIRRSHRIKNNSKSTKCLVGRGLVRERERFSTKDDEKTIYSIDDQKMDLAEVEAKNSQFLKDMEERLSNFRVIRENEYKCERVISKEAKRMLCDCFLTAEEEERGELGCGEDCLNRLLMIECGSDCTVRERCTNRRFNKFLYSPCRVFRTEKKGFGIMADIEILPGEFIMEYVGEVINGDEFEFRINEYSKDKNKHYYFMALRSDAVIDATGKGNISRFINHSCDPNAETQKWTVNGELRIGFFSRKSIMPGEEITFDYQYQRYGKEAQRCYCESSNCRGWIGAEPSSEEEDYEGVDEEDESEEEGEEEERAEKMAPVVPVVPSPIPPIVAVADVEMQPLLPVVTSEVPSLEAEAVPSPQPIPTPTPIITTVSVPSPVPVVATEIVPKKKKEKKRLLHERREPKQFLEDPDIEDEVRFLVKCGLRNQADTLRLSRLIVRAKLLETRIKLLQILRQGELPCRRLFLDYHGLRLLHGWMSEVIDTRDPEKSMEIRMELLSVLECLPVANKTMLTDSKVYQTVRDWSNNKESHSPSDGSPKEANANMSSVPESPVVAVPPSEDASSELQKLAAKLVHTWDNLPEIFRIPKRERIEQMKEHEREADRQYKDVGRDSMSGSNRNRNQERFMSKSGQKGRFKWSKEKEQRERAMERRKFAQNNSSGGKDGADKSANSQAGESHLSKEQRRELFAAKVARDEAEKRQAEERREFDIKCRFFGLDPKRIRPENMPFCVNPSTGQWYSTDKKPIATPPSYAHVQVPVKPKSTNPEDYRLPVMDLPPLWKFAISPKGKIYYYHVKIRLPQWEPPIKILPLAGKDTAEVKNSESDSSNAGIIDSSEDDIEVIKGLDPVKLQAYIEKKIEDRRLQRYNRLVEEKPISPRKEEDRIYNQMEVRKYKENKEKIRKRKEEIRRRRDIIGIPQPTVVDPTSSLSELIEAEEKAVDALPIQDYLLSSEEEEFIKAECNNSPLIDKIVQGDKIVDELDALHRKRSLKRPLPIRDKYEHKKRKVDKNKDSSKSTKRNKDGEGSSSSGKYRKVREKFRCEIAGIIVPHLKPYRSETCFTGRILTDDDFNHLARKLTHFVMVKELKYCESIGQTLIVTESVKNKSREFIKKYMAKYGKVYVRPKNDPEFKDIPFL from the exons atgcataaaaag ttaaaCGCTGTTATGCAAATGGATCCACCTGGAGGTCGTCGGAGATTGGCTCGAAATCCAGTAgcagaacaacaacaacaacagcaacaacaacaacaactcgaTTCCTCACCATCGCCAGCAACAGATCCAGATCCAGATTCATCGAACGATGCCCCTGCTGCAGGTAGCAATTCAGCTGAATGTCGTCGAAGTTCACgcaaaaaaactatcaaatttgaTGTTCGCGATTTACTAAATAAAAATCGTAAAAGtcataaaattcaaattgaagCACGTATCGATTCAAATGCTCCAGCTCCCAAAGTTGCTGGCACTAGTCAGGTTAGCAAAGCTGAACTGGATAGTAAACagaagaattttattgaaaaatcagcGATTTTTCGACGTTATTCGATTTCGGAGAATAAATTACCACCACGTCCACCACCGCCGCCAGGTGCATTGATTCATACAATTCAACAATGTGTGGGGGAGTTGGAACAGTTGCCTTTGGATGGTGGAGAATTGAATATGGCAGCGATATCACCGATAGCTAGGCGATTGAGTCGAACTCAGGATATACTTACGGCCAGTATGATCAAACCGAAGCAG GTAAGCAGTTTGATAGTCACAAAACTCGAGTGCGCAAGCACTTCGAAGGCAGCGGTTGCGTCGGCAGCTGCATCGAGTGCTGCCTCAGCGACAACACCAACCAGAAGACGTGTGGCGGGTGGGTGTCAACCATCGACTTCAGGTGCTACTACACAGCAAAGGGGTCCAAAACGTGGACGTAAGCCGAAAGCCAAAGTTTTCATCGAGTCCACAGCTGAATCATCATCACTGTCATCATCGTCTTCAAATGATAGTTTTGACCAAACTACAAACAATCAGCCAACTAGAAAGAAAGAAGGTCCATTCCGAAAGGACATTGAACCCGATGAACCAAAAGTACACGTTCCTCCAGATGAAAATTCCACAACAGCCATTGATTTGCAAGAGAATCTTGATGCAAGCTCTGTTACACTGCCACAACCAAGAATTCTAGATGATTCTGTGCATAATTCTACCGATGAATCATATGTTGCAGGCATAGAGGATCTATTCactgaaaaaaatcatagttcAGATGAATCGACAATAGGATCGGTAGCAAGTTCGCCCAAAGGTAGCAGCAAAAAAGCCGATGAGATATCGCTTTTTGGTAGAAGTAATAGCACAGAAACATCTAGTTCCGATGACAGTGAAAAGAGACGAAGGAAAATTCGAATTTCAGTTAAAAGAGTTTCCTTGACACCTCAAAAGTCACCAAAATCTGCTGAATCAAATTCTGTTGAGCTTAAAGGCGATACAATTGATCTTCTATCCTCAACAAATGATGAAAATTCAAATGAAGATCAGTCAATAGTCAAAGGAAGAAAAtttaaagcaataaaaaaaggaaatacaaaTCAACCAGTTGAAACATGTTCAACACCTCCAGTGATTTTGCTAGATGGTGATACATCAAATGCAACTTCGATTGGTAGTAGTGTCATTGAAATCACTAGCTGGAATTCTGGAATGACTAATGAAGATTCCATGCCATCAATCAATACACGCAGAGTCAGAAGTTGTAAATTGAATGAAGACAATTCAGCTAAATCATCAACATCTGCATCATCGACTCAAGAAagtaatttcaaatctattcaAAAATCAACAACTGTACCTGCTACTGCTCCTGCTCCTGCTACTGAGAATGTTGAAATTTCATTAAGAAATCGTAGTTCTTCTCGAAAATCAATCGCTCCTCACCTGCCAATTGAAACCATTGCTGCCAGCAGTCCATCGACAAGTCTAACAGACGCACAATCAATGGATAAAGAAATTCTCGAGACCAATCAAGCTTCATTGattcaaaaaaagaagataacTTCTCCTAAATCAGTGAAGGAAACTGAAGAAATTGTTCAACAAGCAGTTAGTCCACAAGTTAGAAGTCTTAGAAGTGCTCAATCTGTTCAGCAAGTTAAGCCACCAACTCCAGCATCAAAAAGACAAAAGAAAAGCAATAAAACTCAGGTAGCTGAATGTAGTACTCCCTCTGAAAATCATGCAGAAGAGTCGACAGATAAAGAAGTTTCATTGATTTTTTCGAAGAACGAACAACTGGGAAATGCTTCTCCTGTAACAAATCAAGAATTAACTTTACCAAACACTGATCAAAGCCTTTCAGATTCTGCCCAGAGCCAAGCAGATATAAAACATAGCAAAGATCCGGATGaaactgagaaaaaaattacatcagAATCCGATAAGAAAGAGTCAATTGCTGCTGCTCCTTTAAAACAAACTCGATCTAAAGCCTTGAAGAAGCTtgaaaaggaaaaattaaatgagCCTTTATTATCTGAAGAAGCAGTAGAAAACGATAAAGAACTAAAAGAGTCAGGTGCAGAAGAAGAAGATCCTACAAAATCTAAAAGAGAATCAACAAGTACTGTAGAAGAATCAACAGATCGATCAAGCACtgatacaacaacaacaacagatcGACGAGAATCTCCTAGATTACGTTCTTCTTCATTGCCAACAAAGAAGCAAACCCAAAAGAAGACTTCTCCTTCTTCAAAAGTCATTACCAATTCAAGTACTACACCAGATTCTTCATCAGAAAGTTCGGAAAGCCatgaaaaatcttcaaaaaatcgTATACAAATTAAGCCGACGACAGATAATAATGCGATTGATGATAAATCGAAAGAAGAAACCAGCAGTTTGTGTTCAGAGAGTTCCTCCATTACGTCTTCGGCAGCATCAACAAAATCTTCGTCCTCATCAACGTCGGCATCCTCATCAAATTCTAATTCATCATCATCCAACTCCTCATCGAATTCTGCATCGTCTTCTTCctcttcgtcatcatcatcctcatcgtcatcatcagaAGGAAGATCTACTCGCTCATCTAGAAAAATTTCCCCACAACATTCACCCCAATTGAAAGGCTTTGAAAGAAAATCTCCCATAAAACCTGACGATATCATCAAAACACAACAAACCACCAAGTCTGATAGTGAATGTTCCGAAAATGCTGCTTCCAAATTACAAAACTTAATGGAAAAGCGAAAAACTGCCCGAATGGAGCATTGGTCATCCAGACCACACATAGACAAAGAAGGAAGTGAAAGTTCTGATGATGTTCAACACACCTCAAAGACTCGTTCAGGAAGATCTAGAGGAAGAGTTGAGAAAAAGAATGAAGAAAATAGACGAAAATCACCTCAAAAAGCCTTGAAACAACAAGATTTAGGATCACCGCAAGATGAAATAGAGAAAACCCATGATGAAACGGCAAATCAGGAATCATCTACAACAGAAACAACAACCACAAAtgagacaacaacaacaagtccAAGagcaaaatcgaaaaaaagaacaagacgTTTTGTTCCAATCAAATATAGTTCATCTGAATCTGGTTCATTGTCCGATGATGGAAATACACCGAATGAGAATACAAATAGATTGACCCGAACTCGACGAAAGACTATATCGAGTGCAAGTGAATTGGAAGAATTTACTGCGACAAATCTTAGTCCACCAGATTTGGCATTGGAATATTTGCCACGGAAATCAAAACAAGCAAGTCCTCCCGTAAGTCCCTCCTCAGGAGagttaacaaagaaaaaagatgaagatttaaaaaatgaagaaaaagaagacaaaTCAAAATCTTCAAGATCGAGGAAGGTAACCCGAAATGCAGCAACACCTCCTGCTGACATATCAAAAGAAGCAGATAAAGATATGGAGCAGCAATATATTGCACCAGCTTCCCCAGCCTCATCAACTGATTTTTCAACAACATCAGAAACTCAAGTAAAAGTCTTAAGACAAAGAAAAGTAACGagattatctttaaaaaatcagGCTGATGCTGGACAGAGTGATGATTTAGAATCACCATCTGGCAATGAAAATCAAGTTATGCCAACTTTACACAGCAGTGCCATAGAACAAGTACAAGACAATAGCTCAAAtgacaaaaattcaaaactagaaTGTGACCTCAAGGATGACAAGATCATCCCAGATCGCtttgtttttgatgaaaacaagGATCTTTCATCTACAACACAAACTAGTGTTGTTGCATTGGACTTGGAAATTTCTAAAACAAAGTCTCCAAAGCAAAAGAAAGGAATAAAGTTGTCTACGAAAAACTCTCCAAGCTCAGCAGAAGAATCGAAGGAGAAGATTCCTAAACCAAATGAAGAAGTAGAAATTGACAAACCTAAACAAGTTGATGAGAAAGAACTAGCTCCAAAAATTCTACCAACTCAAATTGAACCTTTGAAGGAAGTCGTCCTGGATGAGCAGCCatctaatttgaaaaaagtaactCGTTCCAGTCCAAGAAGAACAGGTGTTGCTGTTGGCGATGTCGAAACTAAAAATGATGATCTACCTTTGGATGATACAACtgagaagaacaaaaaagaagaacagGTCCAAGTAGAAGCTAAAGACAATGAAGAGATGTTAAAACCACAAACAGAACTAGCAAAGGCCTCTTCCCCTGGAACAAGAAAAGGAACCCGGTtgtcaatgaaaaaattagatACCAATAATTCAGGACAAATCGATAAAGAAGAAGGTCCTGAAAAAGATGAAATCAAAACTGTTGAACATCAAAATGAAACTCCAGATTTTGTTTCTGTTTCAGTTGATGTCGTAAAGTCTGCTGATCAAATTGTAAAAACACCTAGACAAAGGAAACCAAcaagattttctcaaaaaagtccaGAAGATCCAAAGCAGCTTGATCAACGACAACCAGAAACAAAAGATGCTCCCGAGgtgaaaaattatgaaactgTAGATGAGCAAAAAGAATCTGATGTATTGTCttccaaaatgaaaaaggaaaaaCGTTTAACTCCAAGAAGTTTGAATTTGAAAGATATTGAAGTTGTTCCACAGCAGCAGGAAGTAGAACCTAAAGTCGATGAAACTCCAGCAGAAGATTTCACTCAACTTGAAGTTTTAGAAAAACCAATGCTTCCCGAAGCAGTTAATAGTTGTATAGGTGAAGCTCTAAAATCAATAGAATCACCAAAGAGAAAAAGAAAACCAACACGATTTTCTCCCAAAAGTCCTGATAAAATTCAATCAGATATTGTTCCAGTGTTAAATGATGATAAAACCGAAGAAGCACCTAGTAACGTCCCACTAGAAGCTGAAGGTAAAAAGACCGAAGAGTCATTATTGGAAATACAGGCACCTGAGCAACTAGTAAAAACTCCTAGGGCTCGAAAAACAACTCGATTTTCACCCAAAACTCCTCCAGAAAGCCCAGTAGTCGTTCAAAAAGAGCCTAAGAAATCAAAAGAATCCCAATCACCATCAGAAAATGTAGAAAACAAACAGGAATCTTTTACTGATTTAGACAAATCTAATGACTATTCCACCTTATCTATGGAAACAACTCAAATAAAAGAACCTGTGAAAGTAACAAGAGGAAGAAAGGCAACAACTCGAACTCCTGCAGAGAATCTACAAATTGAAGAAGAATCAAACAAAGTTTTAGATGGTTCTCAATCTGCAATAACCCCAGAAACTGAAAATTCTGAGGCTTCTTCTAGTTCATCTTTAGAACCAACACAAGAACAAAAAGGACTTAAAGCAACAAGAACAAAGAAGGGATCACGATTTTCCCTCCAAACTTCTGCTGATAAttcaattaatgaaaatgatACGAAACCTGGAGAAGCTGAAGATAAAACTGATGACTCTTCAAGAGGTACTCGAAAGACGCGAAAAGTTGCTGAAAAAGAGTCATGTCCTGATGTCAAGGTTTCTCGCGTTTCAGTTATACCCACGACAACAGCAGAAGAACAACAAACATCTAATTCAATGGTTGAAAAGGAAAAATCTCAAGAATCTACAGAATCTGGAGAAACCACAAAAGATAGCAATTCAGCAGCTATTGAGCCAGTTATTCAACAAGATGAAGTCGATGCTAAATCCAATACAGAACTTAGAGCAGTAAGTTCCCCTGCAATCCCTAATCCTACTCCTCCATCAAAACCTGAACTTGCAACAAAGAAAGGCTTTAAAAAACAATTGCAATCAATGTTGGATTCTCTTGCATCCAAAGGAGATAAAGGAACTCCTTCTCAAAAAGAAACAACACCTCGCAGAAAGaaaaaacagcaacaacagGAAGCAATGGCCCAAGATAGTCcaactacaaaaaaaactgatgaaCCAACAAATCGAGAAACTGACATTATTAAAATTCCTTTATCTGATTCTAATCAATCAGATGATTCCCAAAAACCTCCAGattcaacaataacaaaaattgagcaaaaacaAACACCACGAAGGCAATTGGATTCGAGTTTCATAGAATCCTTGGAAAAGTCACTCCTTCGTCCGACATCGACAAAGAAATcttcaaaaaagaaagaaaaagaaaaggagAAGGAGACAACTACTACACCCGTGGTAGATTCTTCTCCCAAATCTAAAGAAGAGTCGTCGAAGAAGTCCACCACTACTACAGTCACGGCCAAGAAGTCTCTATTGGAGCCATtagaagaattgaaaaaaatcgaaacttcAAGTCCGAAGGTTAAGAAAACTAAACAACCCAAGGAGTCTCCCAAAGTCGATAAGAAACAACATCAACATCACTCATCCGAAGAACAAACACCATCGAAAGGAAaaaagaatttagaaaaagCATCAACAAAAGAACTGGATGAACCAAAACCTTTGGATATAATAGAATCAAGTTTATCAGAAATGTTTAAAGATGATCCAATGACCATGAAGAAGTCGTCTTTAGAAACATTTGAATCTTCAACtccacatcatcatcatcagccgCAAACACCCAAAACTAAAGCTGAAACAAAATTCTTCTCCCCCATGAAATCATCATCGATTGAAGATGAACCACCGCCTGCCATTGGAATTGTTGAAAAACCAAATCCAGTGGTAGAAATAGCTCCTGTTAAAGAAAAATCACCTGATTTGCTGCCCGATCCACTAAAGGATATCGAGAAATTCATTGAAGATGGGGTGAATCTATTAAAACGATGTTACAAAATTGATGCAGATGATGATTCCTCTTTGGATAGGGATATTCTGAAACCCGAAGATATGATGACACCCAAAAAATGCAAGTTAGATGAAAGTGTTCCAGAGACTGAAGAGGTGAAACTACCACCCAGCACTCCACCAGATGATGAAAATTCCAATTCGAATTCAGAATGTTCGACAATGACAACCAATACATCGACCAGTGAGATTGATACTCCAAATGGAATTCGACGATCACATCGTATCAAGAACAATTCCAAGAGTACCAAATGTTTGGTTGGTCGTGGACTGGTAAGAGAGAGAGAACGTTTCTCAACCAAAGACGATGAAAAAACTATCTACTCGATTGACGATCAGAAGATGGATCTGGCAGAAGTTGAGGCAAAGAATTCCCAGTTCCTCAAAGACATGGAAGAACGATTGAGTAATTTCCGAGTAATTCGTGAGAATGAATACAAATGTGAACGGGTGATTAGCAAAGAGGCAAAACGCATGTTGTGCGATTGTTTCCTCACCGCCGAAGAAGAAGAACGTGGTGAATTGGGTTGTGGTGAAGACTGTCTCAATCGACTGCTCATGATTGAATGTGGCAGTGATTGTACGGTTCGAGAACGTTGTACGAACAGACGATTTAATAAATTCCTCTATTCACCATGTCGGGTGTTTCGAACGGAAAAGAAAGGCTTTGGAATTATGGCTGATATCGAAATTCTGCCCGGCGAATTCATTATGGAGTATGTTGGTGAAGTAATCAATGGCGATGAATTTGAATTTCGTATAAACGAATATTCCAAGGACAAGAATAAACATTACTATTTCATGGCATTGCGGAGTGATGCAGTAATAGATGCCACTGGTAAGGGTAATATCTCACGATTTATAAATCACTCGTGTGACCCAAATGCCGAGACTCAGAAGTGGACAGTAAACGGTGAATTGAGAATTGGATTTTTCAGTCGAAAGAGTATTATGCCGGGTGAGGAGATTACTTTTGATTATCAATATCAGAGATATGGCAAGGAAGCACAGAGATGTTATTGTGAATCGTCGAATTGTCGTGGTTGGATTGGTGCAGAACCTAGTTCTGAGGAAGAGGATTATGAAGGAGTCGATGAAGAGGACGAAAGTGAAGAAGAAGGCGAAGAGGAAGAACGAGCAGAAAAAATGGCTCCAGTCGTTCCTGTTGTTCCAAGTCCAATACCTCCGATTGTTGCTGTTGCAGATGTAGAAATGCAACCTCTTTTGCCGGTGGTTACTTCAGAAGTTCCTTCTCTCGAGGCTGAAGCTGTTCCATCACCGCAGCCAATTCCGACACCAACACCAATTATAACAACTGTGTCAGTACCATCTCCGGTGCCGGTTGTGGCGACAGAAATAGTTCccaaaaagaagaaagaaaagaaacgtCTTCTACACGAACGTCGGGAGCCCAAACAATTCCTCGAAGATCCCGATATCGAGGATGAAGTTCGATTCCTTGTCAAGTGTGGTTTGCGTAATCAAGCGGACACCCTTCGTTTGTCTCGTCTTATTGTGCGAGCTAAATTGCTTGAAACGCGCATTAAACTTTTGCAAATATTGCGCCAAGGTGAATTACCATGCCGAAGACTGTTTCTCGATTATCATGGTCTACGTTTGTTGCATGGCTGGATGAGTGAAGTAATAGACACCCGTGATCCAGAGAAGAGCATGGAAATTCGAATGGAATTGTTGAGTGTGTTGGAATGTTTGCCAGTAGCGAATAAAACAATGTTAACTGACAGCAAGGTTTACCAAACTGTACGTGATTGGTCAAATAATAAGGAGTCACATTCACCAAGTGATGGATCTCCCAAAGAAGCGAATGCTAATATGTCATCAGTACCAGAATCACCTGTAGTAGCAGTGCCACCATCAGAAGATGCTAGTTCGGAATTGCAGAAACTTGCTGCAAAACTAGTTCATACTTGGGACAATTTACCAGAAATATTCCGCATACCGAAAAGGGAACGTATTGAACAGATGAAAGAACATGAACGTGAAGCTGATAGACAGTACAAGGACGTAGGTAGAGATTCGATGAGTGGATCCAATCGAAATCGTAACCAAGAAAGATTTATGAGTAAAAGCGGTCAGAAGGGTCGATTTAAATGgtcaaaagaaaaagaacaacgaGAACGTGCAATGGAAAGAAGAAAATTTGCTCAGAATAATAGTAGCGGCGGAAAAGATGGTGCTGATAAGTCAGCTAATTCTCAAGCTGGTGAATCACATCTGTCCAAAGAGCAAAGGAGGGAACTTTTTGCCGCAAAG GTTGCTCGCGATGAAGCTGAAAAACGTCAAGCTGAAGAACGTCGAGAATTCGACATCAAATGTCGCTTTTTCGGTCTCGACCCCAAACGAATACGACCAGAAAATATGCCCTTCTGCGTTAATCCTTCTACCGGTCAATGGTATTCTACTGACAAAAAACCAATTGCAACACCTCCTAGCTATGCGCACGTTCAAGTACCAGTTAAGCCGAAATCAACAAATCCCGAAGACTATCGACTGCCAGTAATGGACTTGCCTCCATTGTGGAAATTCGCCATCAGCCCCAAAGGAAAAATCTACTATTATCATGTGAAAATTCGTCTACCGCAATGGGAGCCACCAATAAAAATTCTACCTTTGGCAGGAAAAGACACTGCCGAGGTGAAAAATTCTGAAAGTGATTCGTCAAATGCTGGAATTATTGACAGTTCTGAGGATGATATTGAAGTTATTAAAG gccTTGACCCAGTCAAACTACAAGCATACATTGAGAAGAAAATTGAGGACAGAAGGCTACAGCGATATAATAGGCTGGTTGAAGAAAAACCTATAAGC cCTCGCAAAGAAGAAGATCGTATTTATAACCAAATGGAAGTtagaaaatataaagaaaacaaagaGAAAATACGTAAACGTAAGGAGGAAATTCGTAGGCGTCGTGATATCATTGGCATACCACAACCCACTGTTGTTGACCCTACGAGCAGTTTATCAGAACTTATCGAAGCTGAAGAAAAGGCTGTAGATGCACTTCCTATACAGGATTATCTATTGTCTTCGGAAGAGGAAGAATTTATTAAAGCCGAATGTAATAATAGTCCACTTATTGATAAGATTGTTCAAGGTGATAAGATTGTGGACGAATTGGATGCATTGCATCGAAAACGTTCTCTGAAACGACCACTGCCTATTCGGGACAAATATGAGCATAAGAAACGAAAAGTGGATAAAAATAAGGATTCAAGCAAGAG taCAAAACGCAATAAAGATGGAGAAGGAAGCAGCAGCAGTGGTAAATATCGCAAAGTTAGAGAAAAATTCCGGTGTGAAATCGCTGGCATTATTGTTCCACATTTAAAACCATATCGCAGTGAAACATGTTTTACTGGAAGAATTCTCACTGATGATGATTTTAATCATTTGGCAAGAAAG CTTACCCACTTTGTGATGGTGAAAGAACTAAAGTACTGCGAGTCAATTGGTCAAACACTCATAGTTACtgaatcagtcaaaaataaatcccgCGAATTCATTAAAAAGTACATGGCTAAATATGGTAAAGTCTATGTGAGGCCTAAAAACGATCCAGAATTCAAGGATATACCATTCTTGTAA